The Streptomyces sp. M92 nucleotide sequence AAGTCGGCGGCGGCGAAGCGGCCCTCGCCGAGCTTGCCCGGCAGCGTGTTCGAGGTGGCGGCGAGCGCGACGCCGGCCTCCACGAGCCGGCCGAGCAGGCTTGAGACGAGGACGGTGTCCCCGGGGTCGTCGAGCTCGAACTCGTCGATGCACAGGAGGCGGTGGTCGGAGAGGGTCCGCACGGTCTGCTGGAAGCCGAGGGCGCCGACGAGGTTGGTCAGCTCGACGAAGGTGCCGAACGCCTTGCGCTCCGGCTCCGCCGGGGTGGCGTGCCACAGGGAGGCCAGCAGGTGGGTCTTGCCGACGCCGTAGCCGCCGTCGAGGTAGACGCCGCGGGGGCCGGCGGGGGCCTTCGGCGCCTTGCCCCGGCCGAAGCCGAAGAAGCCGCGCCTGCCCGTGGCGGCGGGGCTCGCGCCCAGACCGGCCGCGAAGCCCTCCAGGACCCGGACGGCCTCGCTCTGGCTGGGCTGGTTCGGGTCCGGGATGTACGTGCCGAAGCGGACCGAGTCGAAGCGGGGCGGGGGCACCATCTCGGCGACCAGACGCTCCGCGGGGACGTGGGGCTCGCGGGCGCACAGGGAGAGCGGCGCGGGGGCCGTCCCGGCTATCGGAGTGGAGCCGGGGGCGGGGGAGCCGGGGGAGGGCGAGGAGGGCGACACGGTTGTCCATGGTAGGGCCTGTTCGGAGGGGGGCCGGCTGGAGAGAGGGAGGGCTCTCGGCTCCCGCGGGCAATCGTGCCTCCCCCCGTGCCTGACGGCCTGCGAGGTGCCCCCAGGGCGGCACGGGTGGGCGCGGCGGCACCCCGTGGGCGCCGGACCGCGCGTCCCACCCCGCCCCCGGCCCGCACGCCGGGCCACGACACGGCACCGGCCTGCGGATACGGGGGGCTGCCTGCGGCCGGGCGCCGGAACCGTCGCACGGTTCGGCAACCCCGCGCGTGGAACACTGCACCGCATGCGACGCCTGTTCCCCGCCCTCGTGACCGATGTGACCGATCAGACATCCGGCCCCCTGCCCGACGGGACCGACCGGGAGTGGAGCCTGGCCGAGCTGGCCGCCGCCTACGCCTACCCCGAGCCGGACGGGCGGACGGGGACGGGCGCCTGGCTGCGGGCCAACATGGTCTCCACCCTCGACGGCGCGGCCCAGCACGACGGCCGCTCCCAGCCCATCTCCGGCGCCGCCGACATGCGCGTCTTCGGCACCCTGCGCGCGCTGGCGGACGTCGTGATCGCCGGCGCCGAGACCGTACGCCAGGAGGGGTACCGCCCGGCCCGCCCGCGCGCCGATTTCGCGGAGCTGCGCCTGGCGGCCGGGCAGCGCCCCGTGCCGGCCATCGCCGTGGTCAGCGCCAGCCTGGAGCTGGACTTCTCGCTTCCGCTGTACACCTCGCCGCTGGTGCCGACCCTGATCCTGACCGGCGCCGCCGCGGCCCCGGACCGGATCGCGGCCGCCGAGCGGGCCGGGGCGCGGGTGGTGACCGCCGGTGACGGCGTGGGTGTGGACCCGGCCCGCGCCGTCGACGCGCTGGTCGAGCTCGGGTACACCCGGCTGCTGACCGAGGGCGGTCCGCGGCTGCTCGGGCAGTTCGTCACGGCCGGGGTGCTCGACGAGCTGTGCCTGACCGTCTCGCCGACGCTGACCGCGGGTGACGCGCAGCGGATCGCGGGCGGGCCCTCGGTCGAGGTGCCGCGGCGGTTCGTCCTGGAGTCCCTGTTGGAGGAGGAAGGTTTCCTCTTCAGCCGGTACCGGCGCGACTAGGACGTATCCCCACTGCGGCGGGCGGCGGCGGCCGGACAGGGGTTCGGTCGTTACCGCGCTTCCGGGAATCGGCGGAATCTACCGTTCCGGTTAGTCCGCGACGGGCACACTGAATCCGGCAGTACCCGTGCGATCACGGGGCAGGATGGTTTCCGCAGGGTCTGATACGGCCTGCGGAAGGGTGGGCCCCCGGGCCCTCGGAGGAGAAGGGGCGCCTGGTGTTCACCAGCGTTTTGATGATCGAGAAGGCCATGACCTCCGCCGACGTGGAGTTCGTCACCACCTTGCACGGGGACGAGGAGGTCGCCTTCCACGTGCTGCTCCAGCCGCGCGGCGACCAGGCGGACCGGCTGCTGAGAGCCATCGACGACGTCGCGCTCGGTGAGCTCGACGACGCCGTCCGGGAGGGCGAGACCCCGGAGGGCGAGGAGGCGCAGAGCGTCGGGCAGCGGGCCCTGGAGGTGTCCCTCACCGCCCTGCGCGCGTCCGGCGCCCGGGCCGAGGGCCGCCTGATCGAGGACCACCCGCTGGACGAGCTCAAGTCCCTGGTCCTGGAGATCGGGGCGGACGAGGTGATCGTCCTGACCGACCCGCACTACGTGGAGGAGTTCTTCCACCGGGACTGGGCCTCGCGGGCCCGCCACAAGGTCGGGGTGCCGGTCCTGAAACTGTTCTCCCACAGCAAGGCATAGGCTTGGGCCGCGCTCCCGCGCAGAAGGAAGGGGGCGCGCCCACCGGCAGACCGCCCACGGACACCCGTCGCACCTCTGGGGAGAACAGCGCATGGCACCCGGCCTTCCTACCGCCATGGACCGACCGCACTTCATCGGCATCGGCGGCGCCGGAATGTCGGGCATCGCCAAGATCCTCGCCCAGCGGGGCGCGGCGGTGGCGGGCAGCGACGCCAAGGAGTCCGCGACCGCCGAGGCCCTGCGCGCGCTGGGCGCCACCGTGCACATCGGGCACGCGGCCGGGCACCTCGCCGACGACGCCACCTGCGTGGTCGTCTCCTCGGCGATCCGCGAGGACAACCCCGAGCTGGCCCGCGCCGCCGAGCTGGGCATCCCGGTCGTCCACCGCTCCGACGCCCTCGCCGCCCTGATGAACGGCGTGCGCCCGCTCGCCGTCGCCGGCACCCACGGCAAGACCACCACCACCTCGATGCTGGCGGTCTCCCTGTCCCAGCTGGGCCTGAACCCGTCGTACGCCATCGGCGGCGACCTGGACGCCCCCGGCTCCAACGCCCTGCACGGCGACGGCGAGATCTTCGTCGCCGAGGCCGACGAAAGCGACCGCAGCTTCCACAAGTACGCCCCCGAGGTCGCCATCGTCCTCAACGTGGAGCTGGACCACCACGCCAACTACGCCTCGATGGACGAGATCTACGAGTCCTTCGAGACCTTCGCCGGCCGGATCGTCCCCGGCGGAACCCTGGTGATCGCCGCCGACCACGAGGGCTCCCGGGAGCTGACCCGACGCCTGTCCGGCAAGGTGCGGACGGTGACGTACGGCGAGTCCGAGGACGCCGACGTGCGCATCCTGTCGGTCGTCCCGCAGGGCCTCAAGAGCGAGGTCACCGTAGTCCTGGACGGCGCCGAGCTGACCTTCACCGTCGCCGTCCCCGGCCGCCACTACGCCCACAACGCCGTCGCCGCCCTCGCGGCGGGCGCCGCCCTCGGCGTCCCCGCCGCCGAGCTGGCCCCCGCGCTGGCCGCCTACACGGGCGTCAAGCGGCGCCTCCAGCTCAAGGGCGAGGCGGCCGGCGTCCAGGTCGTCGACTCCTACGCGCACCACCCCACCGAGATGACGGCCGACCTGGAGGCCATGCGCGCCGCCGTCGGCGACGCCCGCATCCTCGTCCTGTTCCAGCCGCACCTGTTCTCCCGCACCCAGGAGCTGGGCAAGGAGATGGGCCAGGCGCTGGCGCTGGCGGACGCCTCGGTCGTCCTCGACATCTACCCGGCGCGCGAGGACCCGATCGCGGGCGTCACCAGCGAGCTGATCATCGAGGCGGCCCGCGCGGCGGGCGCCGACGTCACACCGGTGCACGACAAGGCGGAGTCGCCCGCGGTGGTGGCGGGAATGGCGAAGGCCGGCGATCTCGTTCTCACCATGGGCGCGGGCGACGTCACCGACCTCGGACCGCGCATCCTGGACGAGCTGTCGAGCAAGGCGAAGTAAGGGGCTGAGGACTCATGTCGTACGACGTCGAGAAGCCGGACGAGCAGTGGCGCGCGGAACTGGCACCGGCCGAGTACGCCGTGCTGCGCCAGGCCGGCACCGAGCCCGCCTTCACCGGTGAGTACACCGACACCAAGACCGAGGGCGTCTACTCCTGCCGCGCCTGCGGCGCCGACCTGTTCACCTCGCAGACCAAGTTCGAGTCGCACTGCGGCTGGCCGTCCTTCTTCGACCCGAAGGACAGCGACGCGGTCGAGCTGATCGAGGACCGTTCGCACGGCATGGTGCGCACCGAGGTGCGGTGCGCCCGGTGCGGATCGCACCTCGGGCACGTGTTCAAGGGCGAGGGATACCCGACCCCGACCGACCAGCGGTACTGCATCAACAGCATCTCGCTGCGGCTCCGGCCCACCGAGAGCTGAGACGCCCGCTCAGCCGGCGGCGGCCGGAAGCGTCACGGTGAACACCGTCGTGCCCGGCCCGCCGCCCAGCGCGACGGTGCCGCCGTGCGCCCGCACCAGCGCCCCGGCGACGGAGAGCCCCAGCCCGCTGCCGCCCCGGTCGCGGCTGCGGGCCTTGTCCACGCGGTAGAAGCGGTCGAAGATCCGTTCCCGGTCGGCGGCCGGGACACCCGGCCCCGTGTCGGCGACGGCCACCGTCACGCGGTCGTCCGCCGCCGACACCGCGACCGACACCTTCGTGCCCGGCGGGGTGTGCACGGCCGCGTTGGTGAGCAGGTTGTCGAGCACCTGCCGGATGCGCTGCGGGTCCATGCGCAGCTTGACCACGGCGGGCCCCGTCGTCACGGTCAGCGGATGCTCCGGGTGACCGGCGCGGAAGGCGTCGGCCGCCTGCCGCACCAGCTCCGTGAGGTCCGCGTCCTCCCAGCGCAGCGGCGCCTCCACCTCGGCCGCGTCCAGCCGGGCGAGCAGCAGCAGGTCGTCGAGGAGCACGCCCATCCGGGCGGCCTCGGCGCGCAGCCGGGCCAGGTGCCGGTCCCGTTCCCCGGGCTCGTTGGCCGCCGCGTACTGGAACAGGTCGGCGTAGCCCCGCACCGACATCAGCGGGGTGCGCAGCTCGTGCGAGGCGTCCGCGACGAACCGGCGCAGCCGCTGCTCGGCCTCGGCCCGTACCGCGAGCGAGTCGTCGATGTGCTCCAGCATCGTGTTGAACGCCGTCCGCAGCTCCGCCACCTCCCGCCCGCCGTCCCGCCCGTCCACCCTGAGCGGCAGCCGGGCGGCGGACTCGCTCAGATCGTGCGAG carries:
- a CDS encoding sensor histidine kinase; this translates as MIRRWWRAYRGLRLGTRLALGLGVLSLVVFAVVGTVLTAYMREYLERQLADQMKLVQVVQSKDAAAHGTVRRKPYYGWYTAVYDVSGGSADLRTPAEVPADSRALTALAQTMARSDEDITRTVRIDGHGPYLLRACEVEPGVVLVSAAPMGDVEDTVEQLVTVQVIAFGLALLALVVSGRRMLRRGLKPLSDMASTAHGIASHDLSESAARLPLRVDGRDGGREVAELRTAFNTMLEHIDDSLAVRAEAEQRLRRFVADASHELRTPLMSVRGYADLFQYAAANEPGERDRHLARLRAEAARMGVLLDDLLLLARLDAAEVEAPLRWEDADLTELVRQAADAFRAGHPEHPLTVTTGPAVVKLRMDPQRIRQVLDNLLTNAAVHTPPGTKVSVAVSAADDRVTVAVADTGPGVPAADRERIFDRFYRVDKARSRDRGGSGLGLSVAGALVRAHGGTVALGGGPGTTVFTVTLPAAAG
- a CDS encoding indole-3-glycerol phosphate synthase, which produces MFTSVLMIEKAMTSADVEFVTTLHGDEEVAFHVLLQPRGDQADRLLRAIDDVALGELDDAVREGETPEGEEAQSVGQRALEVSLTALRASGARAEGRLIEDHPLDELKSLVLEIGADEVIVLTDPHYVEEFFHRDWASRARHKVGVPVLKLFSHSKA
- the msrB gene encoding peptide-methionine (R)-S-oxide reductase MsrB, which produces MSYDVEKPDEQWRAELAPAEYAVLRQAGTEPAFTGEYTDTKTEGVYSCRACGADLFTSQTKFESHCGWPSFFDPKDSDAVELIEDRSHGMVRTEVRCARCGSHLGHVFKGEGYPTPTDQRYCINSISLRLRPTES
- the zapE gene encoding cell division protein ZapE, whose translation is MSPSSPSPGSPAPGSTPIAGTAPAPLSLCAREPHVPAERLVAEMVPPPRFDSVRFGTYIPDPNQPSQSEAVRVLEGFAAGLGASPAATGRRGFFGFGRGKAPKAPAGPRGVYLDGGYGVGKTHLLASLWHATPAEPERKAFGTFVELTNLVGALGFQQTVRTLSDHRLLCIDEFELDDPGDTVLVSSLLGRLVEAGVALAATSNTLPGKLGEGRFAAADFLREIQGLSAHFRALRIDGEDYRHRGLPEAPAPYSDEQVTRAARATEGASLDDFPALLDHLARVHPSRYGALTDGVAAVCLTGVRPVPDQSTALRLVVLADRLYDREVPVLASGLPFDRLFGEEMLKGGYRKKYFRAISRLTALARDAAPLADTP
- the murC gene encoding UDP-N-acetylmuramate--L-alanine ligase gives rise to the protein MAPGLPTAMDRPHFIGIGGAGMSGIAKILAQRGAAVAGSDAKESATAEALRALGATVHIGHAAGHLADDATCVVVSSAIREDNPELARAAELGIPVVHRSDALAALMNGVRPLAVAGTHGKTTTTSMLAVSLSQLGLNPSYAIGGDLDAPGSNALHGDGEIFVAEADESDRSFHKYAPEVAIVLNVELDHHANYASMDEIYESFETFAGRIVPGGTLVIAADHEGSRELTRRLSGKVRTVTYGESEDADVRILSVVPQGLKSEVTVVLDGAELTFTVAVPGRHYAHNAVAALAAGAALGVPAAELAPALAAYTGVKRRLQLKGEAAGVQVVDSYAHHPTEMTADLEAMRAAVGDARILVLFQPHLFSRTQELGKEMGQALALADASVVLDIYPAREDPIAGVTSELIIEAARAAGADVTPVHDKAESPAVVAGMAKAGDLVLTMGAGDVTDLGPRILDELSSKAK
- a CDS encoding pyrimidine reductase family protein — encoded protein: MRRLFPALVTDVTDQTSGPLPDGTDREWSLAELAAAYAYPEPDGRTGTGAWLRANMVSTLDGAAQHDGRSQPISGAADMRVFGTLRALADVVIAGAETVRQEGYRPARPRADFAELRLAAGQRPVPAIAVVSASLELDFSLPLYTSPLVPTLILTGAAAAPDRIAAAERAGARVVTAGDGVGVDPARAVDALVELGYTRLLTEGGPRLLGQFVTAGVLDELCLTVSPTLTAGDAQRIAGGPSVEVPRRFVLESLLEEEGFLFSRYRRD